From the genome of Planctomycetota bacterium, one region includes:
- a CDS encoding PQQ-binding-like beta-propeller repeat protein, with amino-acid sequence MRLTIALLAAAPLLSCGPAPAPDRNGPPSASTAPRIAPKAAEDPGGGDWPQWGRTASKNMSSPARGLPFEIEPGQVKPDGTVDLSTTRNVLWAAKMGSQTYGNPTVARGRVFVGTNNEGRGDPRFKGDYSVLHCLDAATGRIVWSLTVPKLGTGKVGDWEFLGICSSPTVVDDRVYLVTNRCEVMCLDFNGLADGNQGFQDEAQYMAYVGTTPGKPVELKPTDADILWRYDMIEELGVFPHNITSSSILVVGDILYCSTSNGVTYDHTDIPSPKAPALIALNRRIAERPGATPREILVGEEGSGLSRRILHGNWTSPCWGEVNGKGILIYGGPDGFCYAFDPVPVKDADGFGVFPELWRYDCNPPDLRYRNGDPSKPIKYASLRDGPSEIIATPVFHEGRVYVAIGQDPEHRGGPGNLSCIDAATGRKVWDRRIDRTMSTCSVVDGLVYVADWSGFLYCVDAATGALQWKYDTGSEIWCSTLVADGKIYLGNYDGVLTVFAADLLKKTVAELGPGLEIQVKRGKLLFDREGKTLKEVAGDDVPRYVREARFAASISCTPVVAQGVLYVATMRHLYAIKEMNR; translated from the coding sequence ATGCGTCTGACGATCGCGCTTCTGGCCGCCGCGCCCCTCCTCTCGTGCGGACCCGCGCCGGCCCCCGACCGGAACGGGCCGCCCTCCGCGTCAACGGCGCCTCGGATCGCGCCGAAGGCCGCCGAGGACCCGGGCGGAGGCGACTGGCCCCAGTGGGGACGCACGGCCTCCAAGAACATGAGCTCGCCGGCCCGCGGGCTTCCCTTCGAAATCGAGCCGGGCCAGGTGAAGCCCGACGGGACGGTGGATCTCTCGACCACCCGGAACGTCCTCTGGGCCGCCAAGATGGGCTCCCAGACGTACGGGAACCCCACCGTCGCCCGCGGCCGCGTCTTCGTCGGAACCAACAACGAAGGCCGCGGCGACCCGCGCTTCAAGGGCGACTACAGCGTCCTTCATTGCCTGGACGCCGCCACCGGCCGGATCGTCTGGTCGCTCACCGTCCCCAAGCTCGGCACCGGCAAAGTCGGGGACTGGGAGTTCCTGGGCATCTGCTCGTCGCCGACCGTGGTGGACGACCGCGTCTACCTCGTCACCAACCGCTGCGAAGTGATGTGCCTGGATTTCAACGGCCTGGCCGACGGCAACCAGGGCTTCCAGGACGAGGCGCAGTACATGGCCTACGTGGGCACGACCCCCGGAAAACCCGTCGAACTCAAGCCGACCGACGCCGACATCCTCTGGCGCTACGACATGATCGAGGAACTCGGGGTCTTCCCTCACAACATCACCTCGAGCTCGATCCTCGTGGTGGGGGATATCCTTTACTGCTCGACCTCCAACGGCGTGACTTACGACCACACGGACATCCCCTCGCCCAAGGCGCCCGCCCTCATCGCCCTCAACCGCCGCATCGCCGAGCGGCCTGGCGCCACGCCCCGCGAGATTCTCGTGGGCGAGGAGGGATCGGGCCTTTCGCGCCGCATCCTTCACGGAAACTGGACCAGTCCCTGCTGGGGAGAAGTCAACGGCAAAGGAATTCTCATCTACGGCGGCCCGGACGGATTCTGCTACGCCTTCGATCCGGTTCCCGTCAAGGACGCCGACGGCTTCGGCGTCTTCCCGGAGCTCTGGCGGTACGACTGCAACCCGCCGGACCTCCGGTACCGGAACGGCGACCCTTCCAAGCCGATCAAGTATGCCTCGCTCCGGGACGGCCCGAGCGAAATCATCGCCACGCCCGTGTTCCACGAGGGACGCGTCTACGTCGCCATCGGCCAGGATCCGGAACACCGCGGCGGACCGGGGAATCTGTCCTGCATCGACGCGGCCACCGGCCGCAAGGTGTGGGATCGGCGCATCGACCGGACGATGAGCACCTGCTCCGTGGTGGACGGCCTCGTGTATGTGGCCGACTGGAGCGGGTTCCTGTACTGCGTGGACGCCGCCACCGGCGCCCTCCAGTGGAAGTACGACACGGGCAGCGAGATCTGGTGTTCCACCCTCGTCGCCGACGGCAAGATCTATCTCGGCAACTACGACGGCGTTCTGACGGTCTTCGCGGCGGACCTCCTGAAGAAGACCGTCGCCGAACTGGGCCCGGGCCTCGAGATCCAGGTGAAGCGCGGCAAGCTCCTCTTCGACCGCGAGGGCAAGACCCTCAAGGAGGTCGCGGGCGACGACGTCCCGCGGTACGTCCGCGAGGCGCGCTTCGCGGCCTCGATCAGCTGCACCCCCGTGGTGGCTCAGGGGGTGCTCTACGTGGCCACCATGAGGCACCTTTACGCGATCAAGGAGATGAATCGATGA